The following are encoded in a window of Rosa chinensis cultivar Old Blush chromosome 4, RchiOBHm-V2, whole genome shotgun sequence genomic DNA:
- the LOC112197954 gene encoding tRNA nucleotidyltransferase cca2 isoform X1 — MGFLFSQRALLLEKVLLLRTVDHSFPQVFRNRVAWQARNTKEARLRAPFCVGFPFRFSLKLYTTGKKGTLERTRLSGSEGVTMVLSTPTVHVRDTIELDETEEKIFERLLGTLDHYGLKTELRVAGGWVRDKLLGKECKDIDIALENMMGSNFVEKVRDYLLSVGEEVQGIAIIPSNPDQSKHLETARMRIFNIWVDFVNLRCEEYSDDSRIPTMQKYGTPEQDALRRDLTINSLFYNINTKSVEDWTNRGIEDLKCGKIVTPLPPKDTFMEDPLRVLRAIRFAARFRFILDEQLKEAAACDEVKAALSAKISRERIGAEIDLMISGNQPVQAMTYICDLKLFWVVFSLHPQCELSERCDSDCVTYLDCTWNLIQLVGHSTFNDEQRRLSFYAAMFLPLRKTMYKDRKAKDVPVVNYIFRDSLKQRVSDAETVVNLHNALEKFLSLLPHFVPNGDAKLAEVDLGREYVDVPLTSKESKLRVLTGFLLREIKDFWRVALLMSILLYPTDVLNKNFKPEDRRALFVEAEKAINNLGLDRVWDGKPLLNGKEIMDALQLKSGGPVVSKWQRKLLAWQFAHPSGTAEECREWLKETHSSSTRSAGYMEELNGPNKKKSKTEDCN; from the exons ATGGGGTTTTTGTTTTCGCAGAGGGCTCTGCTTCTAGAGAAAGTGCTTCTCCTCCGCACCGTAGACCACTCATTTCCTCAG GTATTTCGAAATAGAGTTGCTTGGCAAGCAAGAAACACCAAGGAAGCAAGGTTGAGAGCCCCATTTTGTGTAGGATTTCCTTTTCGGTTTTCTCTGAAATTGTATACAACAGGGAAGAAGGGGACTCTGGAAAGGACCCGATTATCAGGCTCGGAAGGAGTAACAATGGTGCTGTCCACTCCAACTGTACATGTGAGAGATACCATTGAACTTGATGAAACTGAAGAGAAGATCTTTGAGAGGCTGCTTGGAACGCTTGACCATTATGGACTTAAGACTGAGCTTCGTGTCGCAGGTGGATGGGTCCGTGATAAG CTTCTGGGAAAAGAGTGCAAGGACATCGACATTGCTTTGGAAAATATGATGGGCAGCAACTTTGTTGAGAAGGTTAGAGACTACTTGTTGTCTGTGGGGGAAGAGGTTCAAGGAATTGCTATAATTCCAAG CAATCCTGATCAATCAAAACATTTGGAAACGGCGAGGATGCGCATCTTTAATATATGGGTTGATTTTGTGAACTTACGTTGTGAAGAGTACAGTGATGATAGCCGCATTCCTACTATG CAAAAGTATGGCACACCAGAACAGGATGCACTGAGAAGGGATCTAACAATAAACAG CTTATTTTACAATATCAATACCAAATCCGTTGAAGATTGGACTAATAGAG GAATTGAAGATCTAAAATGTGGGAAAATTGTGACTCCTTTACCACCAAAGGATACATTTATGGAGGATCCGCTGCGAGTTCTTCGAGCTATCCGTTTTG CCGCAAGGTTCAGATTCATACTCGATGAACAACTAAAGGAAGCTGCTGCCTGTGATGAAGTGAAAGCTGCTTTATCAGCTAAAATTAGCAGAGAGCGAATTGGAGCTGAA ATTGATCTGATGATCTCTGGAAACCAACCTGTCCAAGCTATGACCTATATATGTGACTTGAAGTTATTTTGGGTTGTCTTCAGTCTTCATCCGCAGTGTGAGCTATCAGAAAGATGCGACAG CGATTGTGTCACTTACTTGGATTGTACATGGAATCTTATTCAATTAGTGGGGCACTCTACCTTCAAT GACGAACAAAGAAGGCTCTCCTTTTATGCTGCAATGTTCCTTCCACTGAGGAAGACCATGTATAAAGATAGGAAAGCAAAAGAT GTTCCTGTCgtgaattatattttcagagACTCCCTTAAGCAAAGAGTCAGCGATGCTGAAACT GTTGTTAATTTACACAACGCATTGGAGAAGTTTTTGTCTTTGCTTCCTCACTTTGTACCAAATGGGGATGCAAAACTCGCTGAAGTTGATTTGGGAAGAGAATATGTTGATGTCCCTCTTACTTCGAAAGAATCAAAACTCCGAGTATTAACAG GGTTTCTTCTACGagaaattaaagatttttggcGAGTTGCTTTGCTGATGTCTATACTATTATATCCCACCGACGTCTTAAACAAGAATTTCAAACCAGAAGATCGCAGAGCTTTGTTTGTAGAAGCTGAAAAGGCCATAAATAATCTAG GTCTAGATAGAGTCTGGGACGGAAAGCCATTACTTAATGGAAAGGAGATCATGGATGCTTTGCAGCTTAAATCTGGTGGACCAGTTGTCAGTAAATGG CAGAGGAAGCTACTGGCATGGCAGTTTGCTCATCCTTCGGGGACTGCAGAGGAATGCCGCGAGTGGCTGAAGGAAACACACTCTTCAAGTACTAGATCTGCTGGATATATGGAGGAATTGAATGGACCCAACAAGAAGAAAAGTAAAACTGAAGATTGTAACTAA
- the LOC112197954 gene encoding tRNA nucleotidyltransferase cca2 isoform X2 — MGFLFSQRALLLEKVLLLRTVDHSFPQVFRNRVAWQARNTKEARLRAPFCVGFPFRFSLKLYTTGKKGTLERTRLSGSEGVTMVLSTPTVHVRDTIELDETEEKIFERLLGTLDHYGLKTELRVAGGWVRDKLLGKECKDIDIALENMMGSNFVEKVRDYLLSVGEEVQGIAIIPSNPDQSKHLETARMRIFNIWVDFVNLRCEEYSDDSRIPTMQKYGTPEQDALRRDLTINSLFYNINTKSVEDWTNRGIEDLKCGKIVTPLPPKDTFMEDPLRVLRAIRFAARFRFILDEQLKEAAACDEVKAALSAKISRERIGAEIDLMISGNQPVQAMTYICDLKLFWVVFSLHPQCELSERCDSDCVTYLDCTWNLIQLVGHSTFNDEQRRLSFYAAMFLPLRKTMYKDRKAKDVPVVNYIFRDSLKQRVSDAETVVNLHNALEKFLSLLPHFVPNGDAKLAEVDLGREYVDVPLTSKESKLRVLTGFLLREIKDFWRVALLMSILLYPTDVLNKNFKPEDRRALFVEAEKAINNLGLDRVWDGKPLLNGKEIMDALQLKSGGPVVSKWRKLLAWQFAHPSGTAEECREWLKETHSSSTRSAGYMEELNGPNKKKSKTEDCN, encoded by the exons ATGGGGTTTTTGTTTTCGCAGAGGGCTCTGCTTCTAGAGAAAGTGCTTCTCCTCCGCACCGTAGACCACTCATTTCCTCAG GTATTTCGAAATAGAGTTGCTTGGCAAGCAAGAAACACCAAGGAAGCAAGGTTGAGAGCCCCATTTTGTGTAGGATTTCCTTTTCGGTTTTCTCTGAAATTGTATACAACAGGGAAGAAGGGGACTCTGGAAAGGACCCGATTATCAGGCTCGGAAGGAGTAACAATGGTGCTGTCCACTCCAACTGTACATGTGAGAGATACCATTGAACTTGATGAAACTGAAGAGAAGATCTTTGAGAGGCTGCTTGGAACGCTTGACCATTATGGACTTAAGACTGAGCTTCGTGTCGCAGGTGGATGGGTCCGTGATAAG CTTCTGGGAAAAGAGTGCAAGGACATCGACATTGCTTTGGAAAATATGATGGGCAGCAACTTTGTTGAGAAGGTTAGAGACTACTTGTTGTCTGTGGGGGAAGAGGTTCAAGGAATTGCTATAATTCCAAG CAATCCTGATCAATCAAAACATTTGGAAACGGCGAGGATGCGCATCTTTAATATATGGGTTGATTTTGTGAACTTACGTTGTGAAGAGTACAGTGATGATAGCCGCATTCCTACTATG CAAAAGTATGGCACACCAGAACAGGATGCACTGAGAAGGGATCTAACAATAAACAG CTTATTTTACAATATCAATACCAAATCCGTTGAAGATTGGACTAATAGAG GAATTGAAGATCTAAAATGTGGGAAAATTGTGACTCCTTTACCACCAAAGGATACATTTATGGAGGATCCGCTGCGAGTTCTTCGAGCTATCCGTTTTG CCGCAAGGTTCAGATTCATACTCGATGAACAACTAAAGGAAGCTGCTGCCTGTGATGAAGTGAAAGCTGCTTTATCAGCTAAAATTAGCAGAGAGCGAATTGGAGCTGAA ATTGATCTGATGATCTCTGGAAACCAACCTGTCCAAGCTATGACCTATATATGTGACTTGAAGTTATTTTGGGTTGTCTTCAGTCTTCATCCGCAGTGTGAGCTATCAGAAAGATGCGACAG CGATTGTGTCACTTACTTGGATTGTACATGGAATCTTATTCAATTAGTGGGGCACTCTACCTTCAAT GACGAACAAAGAAGGCTCTCCTTTTATGCTGCAATGTTCCTTCCACTGAGGAAGACCATGTATAAAGATAGGAAAGCAAAAGAT GTTCCTGTCgtgaattatattttcagagACTCCCTTAAGCAAAGAGTCAGCGATGCTGAAACT GTTGTTAATTTACACAACGCATTGGAGAAGTTTTTGTCTTTGCTTCCTCACTTTGTACCAAATGGGGATGCAAAACTCGCTGAAGTTGATTTGGGAAGAGAATATGTTGATGTCCCTCTTACTTCGAAAGAATCAAAACTCCGAGTATTAACAG GGTTTCTTCTACGagaaattaaagatttttggcGAGTTGCTTTGCTGATGTCTATACTATTATATCCCACCGACGTCTTAAACAAGAATTTCAAACCAGAAGATCGCAGAGCTTTGTTTGTAGAAGCTGAAAAGGCCATAAATAATCTAG GTCTAGATAGAGTCTGGGACGGAAAGCCATTACTTAATGGAAAGGAGATCATGGATGCTTTGCAGCTTAAATCTGGTGGACCAGTTGTCAGTAAATGG AGGAAGCTACTGGCATGGCAGTTTGCTCATCCTTCGGGGACTGCAGAGGAATGCCGCGAGTGGCTGAAGGAAACACACTCTTCAAGTACTAGATCTGCTGGATATATGGAGGAATTGAATGGACCCAACAAGAAGAAAAGTAAAACTGAAGATTGTAACTAA
- the LOC112197954 gene encoding tRNA nucleotidyltransferase cca2 isoform X3: protein MVLSTPTVHVRDTIELDETEEKIFERLLGTLDHYGLKTELRVAGGWVRDKLLGKECKDIDIALENMMGSNFVEKVRDYLLSVGEEVQGIAIIPSNPDQSKHLETARMRIFNIWVDFVNLRCEEYSDDSRIPTMQKYGTPEQDALRRDLTINSLFYNINTKSVEDWTNRGIEDLKCGKIVTPLPPKDTFMEDPLRVLRAIRFAARFRFILDEQLKEAAACDEVKAALSAKISRERIGAEIDLMISGNQPVQAMTYICDLKLFWVVFSLHPQCELSERCDSDCVTYLDCTWNLIQLVGHSTFNDEQRRLSFYAAMFLPLRKTMYKDRKAKDVPVVNYIFRDSLKQRVSDAETVVNLHNALEKFLSLLPHFVPNGDAKLAEVDLGREYVDVPLTSKESKLRVLTGFLLREIKDFWRVALLMSILLYPTDVLNKNFKPEDRRALFVEAEKAINNLGLDRVWDGKPLLNGKEIMDALQLKSGGPVVSKWQRKLLAWQFAHPSGTAEECREWLKETHSSSTRSAGYMEELNGPNKKKSKTEDCN, encoded by the exons ATGGTGCTGTCCACTCCAACTGTACATGTGAGAGATACCATTGAACTTGATGAAACTGAAGAGAAGATCTTTGAGAGGCTGCTTGGAACGCTTGACCATTATGGACTTAAGACTGAGCTTCGTGTCGCAGGTGGATGGGTCCGTGATAAG CTTCTGGGAAAAGAGTGCAAGGACATCGACATTGCTTTGGAAAATATGATGGGCAGCAACTTTGTTGAGAAGGTTAGAGACTACTTGTTGTCTGTGGGGGAAGAGGTTCAAGGAATTGCTATAATTCCAAG CAATCCTGATCAATCAAAACATTTGGAAACGGCGAGGATGCGCATCTTTAATATATGGGTTGATTTTGTGAACTTACGTTGTGAAGAGTACAGTGATGATAGCCGCATTCCTACTATG CAAAAGTATGGCACACCAGAACAGGATGCACTGAGAAGGGATCTAACAATAAACAG CTTATTTTACAATATCAATACCAAATCCGTTGAAGATTGGACTAATAGAG GAATTGAAGATCTAAAATGTGGGAAAATTGTGACTCCTTTACCACCAAAGGATACATTTATGGAGGATCCGCTGCGAGTTCTTCGAGCTATCCGTTTTG CCGCAAGGTTCAGATTCATACTCGATGAACAACTAAAGGAAGCTGCTGCCTGTGATGAAGTGAAAGCTGCTTTATCAGCTAAAATTAGCAGAGAGCGAATTGGAGCTGAA ATTGATCTGATGATCTCTGGAAACCAACCTGTCCAAGCTATGACCTATATATGTGACTTGAAGTTATTTTGGGTTGTCTTCAGTCTTCATCCGCAGTGTGAGCTATCAGAAAGATGCGACAG CGATTGTGTCACTTACTTGGATTGTACATGGAATCTTATTCAATTAGTGGGGCACTCTACCTTCAAT GACGAACAAAGAAGGCTCTCCTTTTATGCTGCAATGTTCCTTCCACTGAGGAAGACCATGTATAAAGATAGGAAAGCAAAAGAT GTTCCTGTCgtgaattatattttcagagACTCCCTTAAGCAAAGAGTCAGCGATGCTGAAACT GTTGTTAATTTACACAACGCATTGGAGAAGTTTTTGTCTTTGCTTCCTCACTTTGTACCAAATGGGGATGCAAAACTCGCTGAAGTTGATTTGGGAAGAGAATATGTTGATGTCCCTCTTACTTCGAAAGAATCAAAACTCCGAGTATTAACAG GGTTTCTTCTACGagaaattaaagatttttggcGAGTTGCTTTGCTGATGTCTATACTATTATATCCCACCGACGTCTTAAACAAGAATTTCAAACCAGAAGATCGCAGAGCTTTGTTTGTAGAAGCTGAAAAGGCCATAAATAATCTAG GTCTAGATAGAGTCTGGGACGGAAAGCCATTACTTAATGGAAAGGAGATCATGGATGCTTTGCAGCTTAAATCTGGTGGACCAGTTGTCAGTAAATGG CAGAGGAAGCTACTGGCATGGCAGTTTGCTCATCCTTCGGGGACTGCAGAGGAATGCCGCGAGTGGCTGAAGGAAACACACTCTTCAAGTACTAGATCTGCTGGATATATGGAGGAATTGAATGGACCCAACAAGAAGAAAAGTAAAACTGAAGATTGTAACTAA